A stretch of Nitrospinota bacterium DNA encodes these proteins:
- the rpmE gene encoding 50S ribosomal protein L31 — translation MKEGLHPEYFETTVRCACGSEVQTHTTLKDLHVEICSKCHPFFTGKQKLVDTAGRIEKFKRKYAKAQPAKAQETANPQ, via the coding sequence ATGAAAGAAGGCCTTCATCCTGAATATTTTGAGACCACAGTGCGGTGTGCATGTGGAAGCGAAGTGCAAACCCATACAACCCTGAAAGATCTGCATGTGGAGATTTGTTCCAAGTGCCACCCGTTCTTCACCGGTAAGCAGAAACTTGTGGATACTGCTGGTCGCATTGAGAAATTCAAACGCAAATACGCCAAGGCACAACCGGCTAAAGCACAGGAAACTGCGAATCCACAATAA
- the prfA gene encoding peptide chain release factor 1, with translation MFDKLKSVEKRYNDLNQFLSDPEIISQQSEFQKYAREQSELQPIVLRFQEFQKISQQIDENNKILEEEQDPELLEMAQEDLAELVDQKQKAEEDLKILMLPKDPRDDRNVIVEIRAGTGGEEAGIFSGDLFRMYSRYAEEKKWQVDILSSSLSAKGGFKEVIFSIVGKGAYSKLKFEGGTHRVQRVPDTESQGRIHTSAVTVAVLPEVEDVDIKINPADIKIDVYRSSGPGGQSVNTTDSAVRLTHIPTGMIVTCQDEKSQHKNREKAMKVLRARLYDEEQRKQQESMASERKQQVGSGDRSGRIRTYNYPQERVTDHRIGLTLHKLSLVMEGDLTEIIEALTLHFQAQALKGE, from the coding sequence ATGTTTGATAAGCTGAAATCTGTTGAGAAGCGTTACAATGACCTCAACCAGTTTCTCAGTGATCCTGAAATAATTTCCCAACAGTCAGAATTTCAGAAGTACGCTCGAGAGCAATCTGAACTGCAGCCTATAGTCCTGCGATTTCAGGAATTCCAAAAAATCAGCCAGCAAATTGACGAGAATAATAAGATCCTGGAAGAAGAGCAGGATCCGGAACTGCTCGAAATGGCTCAAGAAGACCTTGCCGAACTGGTTGACCAGAAACAGAAAGCGGAAGAAGATCTGAAAATACTTATGCTTCCTAAAGACCCTCGTGATGACCGCAATGTTATTGTGGAGATTCGCGCTGGCACCGGAGGTGAAGAGGCGGGAATTTTTTCTGGTGATTTGTTCCGTATGTATTCAAGGTACGCCGAGGAAAAAAAATGGCAGGTGGATATTTTAAGCTCCAGTCTGTCCGCCAAGGGAGGATTTAAAGAAGTTATCTTCAGCATTGTAGGAAAAGGTGCTTATAGCAAGCTGAAGTTCGAGGGGGGGACTCACCGAGTTCAAAGAGTTCCGGATACAGAAAGCCAGGGACGCATTCACACTTCTGCTGTGACCGTTGCAGTTTTGCCGGAGGTGGAGGATGTAGACATCAAGATTAATCCGGCAGATATAAAAATAGATGTCTATCGTTCATCGGGTCCAGGCGGCCAGAGTGTCAACACTACCGATTCAGCGGTCCGGTTGACCCATATCCCTACTGGAATGATCGTTACATGCCAGGATGAAAAATCACAGCATAAAAACCGGGAGAAAGCCATGAAGGTTTTAAGGGCTCGGTTATATGATGAGGAGCAAAGGAAGCAACAGGAGTCTATGGCCAGTGAACGTAAGCAACAGGTGGGATCTGGAGACCGTAGTGGACGTATTCGTACTTACAACTATCCCCAGGAGCGTGTGACTGACCACAGAATTGGCCTGACTCTCCACAAGCTGTCTTTAGTGATGGAGGGA